Proteins from one Mesotoga infera genomic window:
- a CDS encoding 2-oxoisovalerate dehydrogenase — MKTEIIFLIEEDPVSGFFARALGHSIITEAETLQELKENIRDAVRCHFDESELPRIIRLHFVKEEVIAL; from the coding sequence GTGAAAACTGAAATAATCTTTCTGATTGAAGAGGATCCTGTTTCGGGATTCTTCGCTCGGGCTCTGGGCCATTCCATAATTACTGAAGCCGAGACTTTACAGGAGCTGAAGGAAAACATTCGCGATGCTGTGAGATGCCATTTTGATGAGAGCGAGCTCCCTAGAATAATCAGGTTGCACTTCGTCAAGGAAGAGGTAATTGCGCTTTGA
- a CDS encoding cobalamin B12-binding domain-containing protein, with product MDITSSDLELALLSASYSRVSKQFGLIVSEQGLQMAVDSYLIDALERIGRSWAEGRASLSQVYIAGKISERLLDEFTRDIEHEKKDGARIAIVTLYDRHTLGKRIVRSFLRSSGYEVMDLGSLSSNEELLGVVKKYDVEILLISVLMLHSALKIESFITELKESGFQTKVVVGGAPFNADETLWRRVKADRYGKTAAEAINILNEITGDSR from the coding sequence GTGGATATAACTTCGAGTGATCTGGAATTAGCGCTTCTTTCAGCAAGTTATTCCAGAGTCAGTAAACAGTTCGGGCTGATCGTGTCAGAACAAGGGTTGCAGATGGCTGTTGACAGTTACCTGATAGATGCGCTGGAGAGAATAGGCCGGTCCTGGGCAGAAGGAAGAGCCTCGCTTTCACAGGTATATATTGCAGGTAAGATCTCTGAACGTCTTTTGGATGAGTTCACCCGAGATATAGAGCATGAGAAGAAAGACGGTGCACGTATTGCGATTGTGACGCTGTACGATCGACACACTCTCGGGAAGAGGATAGTGAGGAGTTTCCTGAGGTCTTCAGGCTATGAAGTAATGGATCTGGGATCGCTTTCAAGCAACGAAGAGCTGCTCGGTGTAGTCAAGAAATACGATGTGGAGATTCTTCTCATCTCTGTTTTGATGCTGCATTCTGCCTTGAAAATCGAGAGCTTCATCACAGAGCTCAAAGAAAGCGGCTTCCAAACAAAGGTCGTCGTCGGGGGTGCACCTTTCAATGCCGACGAAACACTCTGGAGAAGAGTTAAAGCCGATAGATACGGAAAGACGGCAGCCGAGGCTATCAATATATTAAACGAGATTACGGGTGATTCGAGATGA
- a CDS encoding nucleotidyl transferase AbiEii/AbiGii toxin family protein: MGRAIRISRETLSRLSGQTGYRQEIIEKVSLLLSWLDRASNIDRLVGSFALKGGTAINLFFLEIPRLSVDIDINYIGSPTREELDRDRSGFEKIIESVCLEESLSIRNKRDSEAATSYSLRYVSSLSSGGNLSIDINYMMRIPLFEIETMDSRQLGSQIARRVPLVNKLEVFASKIAACFSRETSRDLYDVYLLEKQISTLDLEKLRLAFTVFGGMNRENWLEIDEKTLRVNENDLKKRLLPLLRGTLDKEKLETLASDIENSCQKVVSYLLPLNDNEREFLRILNEKGEIKPEIITDDKELADRIKKQPMLKWKALNIRQTFQG; this comes from the coding sequence GTGGGAAGAGCGATAAGGATATCCAGAGAGACCCTGTCCAGATTATCCGGTCAGACGGGTTATCGGCAGGAGATTATTGAGAAAGTCTCGCTACTGCTTTCGTGGCTTGACCGCGCATCAAATATCGATCGTCTTGTAGGAAGTTTCGCTCTAAAAGGGGGGACGGCAATAAATCTGTTCTTCCTGGAAATTCCAAGATTATCGGTAGATATAGATATCAACTATATTGGATCCCCCACTCGAGAAGAACTCGACCGTGACAGAAGCGGTTTTGAGAAAATCATAGAATCAGTCTGCCTCGAAGAAAGCCTGTCCATAAGAAACAAAAGGGATTCAGAAGCAGCTACCTCTTATTCATTGAGGTACGTGAGCTCCCTATCTTCTGGAGGAAACCTATCTATTGATATAAACTACATGATGAGAATTCCACTGTTTGAAATTGAGACAATGGATTCAAGGCAGCTAGGTAGTCAAATAGCCCGCAGAGTCCCATTAGTAAACAAGCTGGAAGTTTTCGCCTCGAAAATTGCGGCCTGCTTTTCGCGAGAAACAAGCAGAGACCTTTATGATGTATATCTACTTGAGAAGCAAATAAGCACCCTTGACCTTGAAAAACTCCGGCTTGCCTTTACGGTTTTCGGGGGAATGAATCGAGAAAACTGGCTCGAAATAGATGAAAAAACACTTCGAGTAAACGAAAATGACCTGAAAAAGCGATTGCTGCCACTTCTAAGGGGTACACTTGACAAAGAAAAGCTCGAAACTCTTGCCAGTGATATCGAAAATTCTTGCCAGAAAGTAGTCTCCTACTTGCTACCTCTGAACGACAATGAAAGAGAATTCTTAAGAATCCTAAACGAAAAAGGGGAGATCAAACCAGAAATCATTACCGACGACAAAGAACTGGCAGATAGAATCAAGAAACAGCCTATGCTCAAGTGGAAAGCACTAAACATCAGACAAACCTTTCAAGGCTGA
- a CDS encoding AAA family ATPase, with translation MLLDPKPKSKGADLFSRGEELKELLSSLRDNPITVITGIRRVGKSSLMRVAIAETEQDSIMIDVRRIYSDSSGSIGKADLSYAIQGELEKKLRKERIKTLLSKVKGVSFMGNSVTFDWNDVTLSSILEKLNDHPKPFIIAFDEAQYFRYYGNRGGKSIQNLIAWSYDSLANIRFLLTGSEVGLIHDFIGTDDYKNPLHGRYIYELVLKPFSKDTSIEFLKAAFAENKMQVPLEEVIEAQNHLDGIAGHLVQYGLNRLKRSHDEALSETFRTARILFVNELKELEKRSPRYRKALEFIASGATNFTAILRSFQASGDYASKSRVADALRILERSSWVNNEYGRYSIIDRVLAELIRNGDF, from the coding sequence ATGTTGCTAGACCCAAAACCAAAGAGCAAAGGAGCCGACCTCTTCTCAAGAGGCGAAGAACTCAAAGAGCTCCTGTCTTCGTTGAGAGACAATCCGATCACAGTGATCACAGGTATAAGGAGAGTCGGGAAGTCTTCTCTAATGAGGGTTGCCATTGCAGAAACGGAGCAAGACTCAATAATGATCGACGTCAGAAGGATATATTCGGATTCTTCCGGTTCAATTGGCAAGGCGGATCTTTCGTATGCTATACAGGGAGAGCTCGAGAAGAAACTAAGAAAAGAGAGAATTAAGACTCTGCTGAGCAAGGTCAAGGGGGTTTCTTTCATGGGAAACTCTGTAACCTTCGATTGGAACGATGTTACTCTAAGTTCGATTCTGGAGAAGCTTAACGATCATCCAAAGCCATTTATTATCGCCTTCGACGAGGCTCAGTATTTTAGATATTACGGAAACAGAGGCGGAAAGAGTATACAGAACCTGATTGCATGGTCTTACGATAGTCTCGCAAATATAAGGTTTCTGCTCACAGGTTCGGAAGTGGGCCTAATTCATGATTTCATTGGAACTGATGATTATAAGAATCCGCTGCACGGGAGATATATATACGAGTTAGTTCTAAAGCCTTTCTCAAAAGATACTTCTATAGAGTTTTTGAAAGCGGCGTTCGCCGAGAACAAAATGCAAGTCCCACTTGAAGAGGTTATTGAAGCTCAGAACCATCTTGATGGAATAGCGGGACATCTTGTGCAGTACGGTCTTAATCGACTTAAAAGAAGCCACGATGAAGCTCTTTCTGAAACCTTCCGAACAGCCAGGATACTTTTTGTCAATGAGCTCAAAGAGCTTGAGAAGCGGAGTCCAAGATACAGAAAGGCACTAGAGTTTATTGCATCCGGTGCCACAAACTTCACGGCAATACTCCGATCCTTTCAGGCCAGCGGCGATTACGCTTCTAAATCTAGAGTTGCAGATGCTTTGCGAATACTGGAGAGGTCCAGCTGGGTAAATAATGAGTACGGGAGGTATTCGATCATTGATCGCGTACTTGCAGAGTTAATAAGAAACGGAGACTTCTAA
- a CDS encoding type IV toxin-antitoxin system AbiEi family antitoxin domain-containing protein, which yields MRLELFFEESPVFTTHELKEFLKKNKSKSLENYSVLLNYHVKRGRILKICRGLYAVVPLNQKAEQFNPDSFLVAAKRTEDAILAYHTAQEFNGNTYSLFNTRTFLTMKSVRPLVFREIEYIPTHPSQKLLRSDNYFLLTEQVDIKGINVFITSRERTFVDMLDRPNLCGGIEEVWRSLKMTEYLNTENLLKYLKALGNSTTSAKVGFFLQRHPSIIKNDQTLLRELKKMIPVSLHYFDRSRVERAKLVKEWNLVIPENILNERWEER from the coding sequence GTGAGATTAGAACTGTTTTTTGAAGAATCACCGGTCTTCACGACTCATGAACTAAAAGAATTCCTGAAGAAGAATAAATCTAAGAGTCTTGAGAACTACAGCGTTCTTCTGAATTATCACGTTAAGAGAGGCCGGATCCTCAAAATCTGTCGTGGTCTCTACGCAGTAGTACCTCTAAACCAAAAGGCAGAACAATTCAACCCTGATTCATTTCTCGTTGCAGCAAAGAGAACAGAGGATGCGATTCTTGCCTATCATACGGCTCAGGAATTCAATGGGAATACCTACTCGCTTTTCAACACCAGAACATTCTTGACAATGAAGAGTGTGCGTCCTTTAGTATTCAGGGAAATCGAATACATTCCGACTCACCCCTCTCAGAAACTGCTTCGCTCAGACAACTACTTCCTACTCACGGAACAAGTGGATATAAAAGGCATAAACGTTTTTATAACCAGTAGAGAAAGAACCTTTGTAGATATGCTCGATCGACCCAATCTATGTGGCGGAATTGAAGAGGTCTGGCGTTCTCTCAAAATGACCGAGTATCTAAACACCGAAAACCTGCTGAAGTATCTGAAGGCACTTGGCAACTCTACCACGAGCGCCAAAGTTGGCTTCTTCTTACAAAGACATCCGAGCATCATAAAAAATGACCAAACTCTATTGAGAGAACTAAAAAAAATGATCCCCGTTTCGCTGCATTACTTTGATCGATCACGAGTTGAAAGGGCCAAGTTGGTAAAGGAATGGAATCTCGTAATTCCTGAAAACATATTGAATGAAAGGTGGGAAGAGCGATAA
- a CDS encoding P-loop NTPase fold protein, producing MDIGKIVQALVDRPLQSEENHSLINRRKEIRSLELLIKYQPFGIFGISGETGIGKTTVLNVLDSGDIKKLSVSLIHRDNRETILYDLLFSLSNLLKKDSTGKVSAIAKETEEWIVEQVSIIKGASLGFSLFGSGGGSIEKQKMPRFNVFAAHEKLRTLLETLVMNYGKVLLVIDELDKESKQDVINVLDSLKLELQQDKLMVLFSLPYGIYRDYRQDRMKWNESGNLENVIKDVVFLSELTDSDIRELLLKRLGNLTSWFRPESLEPIVSFADGNPRDALWIAQKVVFDNAGAKFISVSDANESIKKIVREYMGDLALTEIQRKTLKVASDFSGNKEELLDLLKSNAIKRTTSYSTIERLTTLGLLIERNGTYRISGKAKVFLNTSQRKLSEQSGI from the coding sequence TTGGACATAGGGAAGATAGTACAAGCACTGGTAGATAGGCCTCTTCAAAGTGAAGAAAATCACAGCCTTATCAACCGTCGTAAAGAGATTCGATCTCTCGAGCTTCTCATAAAATACCAGCCTTTCGGCATATTTGGCATTTCTGGAGAAACTGGAATAGGAAAGACTACCGTGCTGAATGTTCTTGATTCCGGAGATATAAAGAAGCTGAGTGTTTCGTTGATCCACAGGGATAATCGGGAAACGATTCTTTACGACCTGCTTTTCAGCCTGTCCAACCTCCTCAAAAAGGACTCTACCGGTAAAGTGAGCGCTATTGCGAAAGAAACCGAAGAATGGATCGTCGAGCAAGTCTCGATTATAAAGGGCGCATCGTTGGGATTCTCTCTCTTCGGAAGCGGCGGAGGCAGCATTGAGAAGCAAAAAATGCCGAGATTCAACGTTTTTGCCGCTCATGAAAAACTGCGAACTCTGCTCGAGACACTGGTAATGAACTACGGCAAGGTTCTACTGGTAATAGACGAACTCGATAAAGAAAGCAAGCAGGATGTTATTAATGTTCTCGATTCTTTGAAGCTTGAACTACAACAGGACAAACTGATGGTACTGTTTTCGTTGCCCTACGGTATTTACAGGGACTACAGGCAGGACAGGATGAAATGGAACGAATCGGGCAATCTTGAGAACGTGATAAAGGATGTAGTATTCCTGAGTGAGCTAACGGATTCGGATATAAGAGAGCTGCTTCTTAAGCGTCTTGGCAACCTCACCTCATGGTTCAGACCGGAATCGCTGGAACCGATCGTTAGTTTCGCTGACGGTAATCCGCGGGATGCGCTCTGGATAGCCCAGAAAGTGGTTTTCGATAATGCAGGTGCGAAATTCATATCTGTAAGCGATGCAAACGAATCGATAAAGAAGATAGTAAGAGAATACATGGGAGATCTGGCACTCACAGAAATTCAGAGAAAAACGCTGAAAGTGGCATCGGACTTCTCTGGAAATAAAGAAGAACTACTCGATCTATTGAAAAGCAATGCAATCAAAAGAACGACCTCCTATTCCACAATCGAAAGGCTTACTACATTAGGGCTGCTGATCGAAAGAAACGGAACATACAGAATATCTGGAAAAGCAAAAGTCTTTTTGAACACCTCCCAGCGAAAACTGTCGGAACAGTCCGGAATTTGA
- a CDS encoding type II toxin-antitoxin system PemK/MazF family toxin, which produces MNNLPSRGEIWLANLNPVRGREQAGFRPCLVISVDQFNHGPAELVIVVPITSKNKSIPLHVEISGKETGLDLTSYIKSEDIRSISRDRLEKRIGRVSEEVMCQVLELIKILLDIT; this is translated from the coding sequence ATGAATAACCTACCTTCCAGAGGTGAAATCTGGCTGGCGAACCTGAACCCGGTCAGAGGTAGAGAACAGGCCGGTTTTCGACCATGCCTGGTAATTTCCGTTGACCAGTTCAACCACGGACCGGCAGAACTCGTGATCGTAGTTCCAATTACATCAAAAAACAAATCCATCCCCCTTCATGTTGAGATATCCGGCAAAGAAACCGGGCTTGATCTCACAAGCTACATCAAGAGCGAAGACATAAGATCCATATCTAGAGACAGACTGGAAAAGAGAATTGGCAGAGTCTCGGAAGAAGTAATGTGCCAGGTCCTCGAACTCATAAAAATACTTCTCGATATAACATAA
- a CDS encoding GIY-YIG nuclease family protein — MNSGFVYIMTNPYRTVFYIGVTNNLFRRVQEHKNKTVEGFTNKYNCTIVVYYEFFERISDAIRREKQLKSWKREWKLQLIKERNPDLQDLWEEIKNGY, encoded by the coding sequence TTGAATTCAGGGTTTGTGTACATAATGACAAATCCTTATAGAACAGTGTTCTACATTGGAGTCACCAATAATCTCTTCCGAAGGGTCCAAGAACACAAAAATAAAACAGTAGAGGGCTTTACCAATAAGTACAACTGCACTATCGTTGTCTATTACGAATTCTTTGAAAGAATCTCGGATGCTATCAGAAGAGAAAAACAACTGAAGAGCTGGAAAAGAGAATGGAAGCTACAGCTAATTAAAGAAAGAAACCCGGATCTTCAAGACCTTTGGGAAGAAATTAAAAACGGTTACTGA
- a CDS encoding diguanylate cyclase — translation MKKIVVVACSNFQQEMLEISTREEFQALSFYFYPALCEVSPRSGMREILNDVLSSSGEKLHFLFAPRSCPILEHLRERPEITHIAYDFCQELLAPKVILQQQIKRNSYLVTDGWLSQWREHLRNWGFDPSKNSSFMSEFSTLIVHLKTGVIENPERELADFAKAVKLPTDVIDIGLDYVKNFVLASVYDTIARKMGLFEEAFDFDLHRQIANYAMINEVLMEIASLNSKNEVLEKISTLAEMLFAPEEVLFFEKFRDGWREIYSSARGSTITEEVLQIPENPEDIFSLECGRDLWMKVRHDDKLLGALKISKIAFPEYSDRYLPVLGNIRSVLGLSLSNAELLEELKTISLTDPLTGIYNRRGFFDKAKAEFLKASRGNKSLSLAVCDLDNLKAINDSFGHEVGDLVLKEVTSIVRDNIRESDVFGRFGGDEFIILFPGCDSKAALEVLDRIRVVVGKIKEPLLNGQELSLSFGLTTIREDTGSLEELVSLADRALYEAKNSGRNAIKFI, via the coding sequence ATGAAGAAGATAGTGGTGGTTGCCTGCTCCAATTTCCAGCAGGAGATGCTTGAGATTAGCACCCGCGAAGAGTTTCAAGCGCTGAGTTTTTACTTTTATCCGGCTTTGTGCGAAGTTTCACCCCGGTCAGGCATGCGCGAAATTCTTAACGATGTTTTGAGCTCTTCGGGCGAGAAGCTTCACTTCCTTTTCGCTCCTAGGTCCTGTCCGATCTTAGAACACCTGCGCGAAAGACCTGAAATAACGCATATTGCCTACGATTTTTGCCAGGAGCTCTTAGCTCCCAAAGTTATTTTACAACAGCAGATAAAAAGGAATTCCTATTTGGTAACAGATGGCTGGCTTTCTCAATGGAGAGAGCATTTGAGAAACTGGGGTTTCGATCCTTCTAAGAACTCTAGCTTCATGAGTGAGTTCTCCACATTGATCGTTCACCTTAAAACCGGGGTAATCGAAAACCCGGAACGTGAACTCGCCGATTTTGCCAAAGCCGTAAAGCTCCCGACAGATGTGATCGATATAGGGCTTGATTATGTAAAAAACTTTGTTCTGGCCTCTGTTTACGACACAATAGCACGGAAGATGGGTCTTTTCGAAGAGGCGTTCGATTTCGATCTCCACAGGCAGATAGCCAATTATGCAATGATCAACGAAGTCCTCATGGAGATAGCCAGTCTGAATTCTAAGAACGAGGTCCTAGAGAAAATATCCACGCTCGCCGAAATGCTTTTCGCTCCAGAGGAAGTCCTTTTCTTCGAGAAATTTCGGGACGGCTGGAGAGAGATTTACTCATCTGCAAGAGGTTCTACCATCACCGAAGAGGTTCTGCAGATCCCGGAAAATCCCGAAGATATCTTCTCGCTCGAATGTGGAAGAGACCTATGGATGAAAGTCCGGCATGACGATAAATTGCTCGGAGCGTTGAAGATCTCGAAAATCGCCTTTCCAGAGTATTCCGATCGCTATCTCCCCGTACTGGGAAATATCAGGAGCGTTCTGGGTTTATCGCTCAGCAACGCCGAACTCCTCGAAGAGTTGAAAACGATCTCCCTTACTGATCCATTGACAGGAATTTACAACAGGAGAGGCTTCTTCGACAAGGCAAAAGCCGAGTTTCTCAAAGCTTCCAGAGGAAACAAAAGTCTTTCTCTTGCGGTCTGCGATCTTGATAACTTAAAGGCGATAAACGATTCCTTCGGCCACGAAGTGGGTGATTTAGTTCTCAAAGAGGTCACTAGCATCGTCAGGGATAATATAAGAGAGTCCGATGTGTTTGGCAGGTTCGGGGGAGATGAATTCATAATACTTTTTCCTGGTTGCGATTCAAAAGCCGCGCTGGAGGTGCTAGATAGAATAAGAGTGGTGGTAGGTAAGATCAAAGAACCTTTGCTGAATGGACAGGAGTTATCGCTCAGTTTCGGACTCACTACCATAAGGGAGGACACAGGCTCCCTCGAGGAACTAGTTTCTCTTGCCGACAGAGCTCTATACGAGGCAAAGAACTCTGGAAGAAACGCCATAAAATTTATATGA
- a CDS encoding DUF5615 family PIN-like protein, with the protein MKEKFKLDENLPEAALALFRKNNFDAVNVTEEQLAGATDECILTVCGNENRVLVTQDLDFSDITLLGRTEIPGIIIFRLKSQSREAVIETLEKLIPLLKENSATGKIMIVSENRIRIREV; encoded by the coding sequence TTGAAAGAGAAGTTCAAGCTCGACGAAAATCTTCCCGAAGCCGCGCTTGCGCTCTTTCGCAAGAACAACTTCGATGCCGTAAACGTGACGGAAGAGCAACTTGCTGGAGCAACTGATGAGTGTATTCTTACGGTTTGCGGAAATGAGAATAGAGTTCTCGTGACTCAGGATCTTGATTTCTCCGATATCACTCTGCTTGGTCGCACCGAGATTCCGGGAATAATTATATTTCGTCTCAAAAGCCAGTCAAGAGAGGCCGTTATTGAAACGCTCGAAAAACTAATTCCGCTCCTCAAAGAAAACTCTGCAACCGGAAAGATAATGATTGTAAGCGAAAACAGAATAAGAATTAGAGAAGTGTGA
- a CDS encoding type II toxin-antitoxin system HicA family toxin, with the protein MRLPRDLSGEELVRALARLGYEVTRQSGSHVRLTTNQKGEHHITIPLHNSLKPGTFNVILLEIADHFGITKKELVRFLFE; encoded by the coding sequence TTGAGACTCCCGAGAGACCTAAGCGGAGAAGAGCTTGTCAGGGCTCTCGCCAGGTTGGGTTACGAAGTCACTCGACAAAGCGGAAGCCACGTAAGACTAACCACAAACCAGAAAGGCGAACACCACATAACCATCCCCCTGCATAACTCGCTGAAGCCAGGCACATTTAACGTAATACTACTAGAAATCGCAGACCATTTTGGTATAACAAAAAAAGAGCTGGTTCGATTCCTTTTTGAGTAA
- a CDS encoding uroporphyrinogen decarboxylase family protein: protein MSEITSMERVLKSLSFQEPDRVPLFLLLTMHGAKELGMTIREYFSSAENVVRGQILLRRKYDNDCYFPFFYAAREIEAFGGDIVYSEDGPPNAGEPIIKKVEDIEGLAMPDPRTVRPLQSVLKAINALKEEGRGGVPVLGVVISPFSLPVMQMGFERYLDILYDDRDFFDRLMRFNKEFSVRWANAQVEAGATAIVYFDPLSSPSITDVETFKATGYPIAKEVISRIKAPVAMHFASGLCMDILDLLPATGTVAIGFSALENIPKLKEKASRLKLSLIGNLNGVEMTSWDREKAEETVRGVIEQGANGGGFILSDNHGEIPFQVSDEILKAISEAVHKWGEYPISNGDIR, encoded by the coding sequence ATGAGCGAAATAACTTCCATGGAGAGGGTCTTAAAATCCCTTAGCTTTCAGGAACCAGACAGGGTACCGCTCTTCTTGCTTCTGACTATGCATGGCGCGAAGGAACTTGGCATGACTATACGTGAGTATTTTTCCAGCGCAGAGAATGTTGTCAGGGGTCAGATCTTGCTGCGAAGAAAGTACGACAACGATTGTTATTTTCCCTTCTTCTACGCTGCTAGAGAGATAGAGGCGTTTGGCGGCGATATAGTTTACAGCGAGGATGGACCTCCAAATGCAGGGGAGCCGATCATAAAGAAAGTCGAAGATATTGAAGGATTGGCGATGCCTGATCCGAGAACGGTCCGCCCTCTACAGAGTGTGTTGAAGGCGATAAATGCTCTCAAGGAGGAGGGAAGGGGTGGTGTTCCAGTCTTAGGTGTTGTCATTTCGCCTTTTTCGTTGCCGGTGATGCAGATGGGCTTCGAGAGATACCTGGATATCCTTTACGATGATAGGGACTTTTTCGACAGACTGATGAGATTCAACAAGGAGTTCAGCGTGAGGTGGGCAAACGCTCAGGTGGAGGCCGGAGCGACCGCGATCGTTTATTTCGATCCTCTTTCTTCGCCCAGCATAACGGACGTGGAAACTTTCAAAGCTACTGGATACCCTATTGCGAAGGAAGTTATCTCCAGAATAAAGGCACCCGTGGCGATGCATTTCGCGTCAGGTCTTTGTATGGATATTCTAGATTTGCTGCCGGCAACCGGAACCGTTGCGATTGGCTTCAGCGCTCTGGAGAATATACCGAAACTGAAGGAGAAGGCTTCGAGACTGAAACTCTCGCTTATAGGCAATTTGAACGGTGTTGAGATGACATCTTGGGATCGAGAAAAAGCCGAAGAGACTGTCAGAGGAGTGATCGAGCAGGGGGCAAATGGCGGGGGGTTTATTTTGTCGGACAACCATGGCGAAATCCCTTTTCAAGTTTCCGACGAGATTTTGAAGGCGATTTCCGAGGCCGTGCACAAATGGGGTGAGTACCCGATCTCGAATGGAGATATTCGATGA
- a CDS encoding GIY-YIG nuclease family protein has product MTNPYRTVFYIGVTNNLFRRVQEHKNKTVEGFTNTQLMHFDLT; this is encoded by the coding sequence ATGACAAATCCTTATAGAACAGTGTTCTACATTGGAGTCACCAATAATCTCTTCCGAAGGGTCCAAGAACACAAAAATAAAACAGTAGAGGGCTTTACCAATACTCAACTTATGCACTTTGACTTAACCTAA
- a CDS encoding DUF433 domain-containing protein — protein MAGIERVVLDPNICHGKACIKGTRIPVSLILDELAAGHSFEEIIDQYPSLVREDIVAAIEYASLLTKERVEILP, from the coding sequence ATGGCAGGTATTGAAAGAGTTGTTCTAGATCCGAATATATGTCATGGCAAAGCCTGTATAAAGGGAACCAGGATTCCTGTTTCTCTCATATTGGATGAGCTTGCAGCCGGACATAGTTTCGAGGAAATTATCGATCAATATCCTTCGCTGGTTCGTGAAGACATTGTTGCCGCCATCGAATATGCTTCTCTTCTGACAAAAGAGCGAGTTGAAATTCTGCCTTGA
- a CDS encoding DUF2442 domain-containing protein, translating into MSIGVKSIKSCKPYQLILEFSNGEERAIDLEGILNKGKFSELRDPKVFCSARISFDTVEWSNGLDICPEYLFDHSRPIEVLR; encoded by the coding sequence ATGAGTATTGGAGTAAAGTCGATAAAGAGCTGTAAACCTTATCAACTCATACTTGAGTTCAGTAACGGGGAAGAGAGAGCGATAGATCTGGAGGGAATACTGAACAAAGGAAAATTCTCGGAGCTACGAGACCCGAAAGTCTTCTGCTCGGCTCGAATTAGCTTTGATACAGTAGAATGGTCCAATGGACTGGACATCTGCCCAGAGTACCTATTTGATCATTCAAGACCTATAGAAGTACTTCGTTGA